One Candidatus Aegiribacteria sp. genomic window carries:
- a CDS encoding rod shape-determining protein, with the protein MAIDLGTANTLIYLQGKGIVLDQPSVVAVDRETGEVVAVGDDAKAMLGRTGSTLDAVRPLKDGVITNATATMAMLREFFSMAQTRRFSMRPRVLVCVPSGITEVEISAVRTALERAGAREVLLVSEPLASAIGVGISVEGAAGNMVVDIGGGTTEVAVISLSTIAANNSIRIGGDEIDEAIAGYLKKRYSLLIGERTAEKVKLNMGTVLKSDDREYEVSGLDFVNGIPETYSVSSEDIRNSLKEVIGTIVEAVRHGLEKTPPELASDIVDRGIVMTGGGALLRGLDRLLMSETGLPIRVADNPLSCTVLGAGLILEDIYRYRNLLLQ; encoded by the coding sequence ATGGCGATTGATCTCGGAACAGCCAATACCCTTATTTATCTTCAGGGAAAAGGCATCGTTCTTGATCAGCCCAGTGTTGTAGCAGTTGACAGGGAAACAGGTGAAGTGGTTGCAGTTGGCGACGACGCGAAAGCAATGCTTGGCCGAACCGGATCTACACTTGATGCTGTCAGACCACTCAAGGACGGGGTAATAACAAATGCCACCGCGACAATGGCTATGCTCAGAGAGTTCTTCAGTATGGCTCAAACAAGAAGATTCTCAATGCGTCCCAGAGTACTTGTCTGTGTTCCAAGCGGTATAACTGAGGTTGAGATATCTGCCGTCAGAACTGCGCTTGAGAGAGCAGGCGCGCGGGAAGTACTCCTAGTTTCAGAACCTTTAGCATCTGCCATCGGTGTAGGAATATCCGTTGAAGGAGCTGCCGGTAATATGGTTGTTGACATAGGGGGGGGAACTACTGAAGTAGCCGTAATCAGTCTTTCAACTATCGCTGCGAATAATTCCATCAGAATTGGTGGAGATGAAATTGACGAAGCTATTGCCGGATATCTCAAGAAGCGATACAGTCTTTTAATAGGAGAGAGAACCGCTGAGAAAGTTAAACTCAACATGGGTACCGTACTCAAAAGTGACGACCGTGAATATGAGGTAAGTGGTCTTGATTTTGTAAATGGTATTCCGGAGACCTATTCCGTCAGTTCCGAAGATATCAGAAATTCCCTGAAGGAAGTTATTGGCACCATTGTTGAGGCTGTGCGGCATGGTCTCGAGAAGACACCGCCTGAACTTGCCAGTGATATCGTTGACCGTGGTATCGTCATGACCGGGGGTGGTGCGCTGCTTCGAGGTCTGGACAGGCTTCTTATGAGTGAGACCGGTTTGCCGATTCGGGTCGCTGATAATCCTCTGTCCTGTACTGTTCTTGGAGCGGGATTGATTCTTGAAGATATTTACCGGTATCGAAACCTTCTTCTTCAGTAG